TCGAGCATTGGCTGGCTCCCGTGTTCCACGGGGGCGCACCGGCGGCGGCCCACGGCGCGGGGGAGGCCGCCCACCATTCGGCGGCCCTCGAGATCGGCCTCATGGCGCTGTCCGTCGGGATCGCCCTCGGCGGCATCGCGCTCGCGTACCGCCTCTACCGGGCCCGCCCCGAAAAGCCCGCCGAGATCGCGCGGCGGTGGCCCGTCCTCTACGACGCGGTCCGGAACAAGTATTACGTAGACGAGATCTACGAGTGGGCGGTGGTGCGGAGGGTCGTGGCCGGGGCCGAGTGGCTGTGGAGCGCGTTCGACGCGCACTTCATCGACGGGATCGTGAACGGCCTCGGGAACCTGGTCCGGGACGCGGGCGGGCGGGTCCGGCGCCTCCAGGCCGGGATCGTGGGAGGATACGCCCTCTCGCTGCTTGCGGGCGCGGTCCTCCTCGTCGGCTACATCCTCTACCGGAGCGCCGGGCGATGACGGGCCTCTGGATCCTCGACGGCCACCTGCTGTCCGTCCTCGTCTTCCTGCCGCTGGCGGGGGGCGCGGCGCTCCTCTTCCTCCCGCGGGAAGAGGAAGGGCCGATCCGGAGCTTCGCCCTCCTGGTCTCCCTGGCGGAGTTCCTGATTTCGCTGCTGGCGGTCGCCCGGTTCGAGCCGGGAACGGCGGCGATGCAGCTCTCCGAAAGCGTCCCCTGGATCCCCAGGTACGGGATCGGGTACATCGTCGGGGTGGACGGCATCTCCCTGTGGCTGCTGATGCTCACCACCTTCATCACCCCGATCGCCATCCTGTCCGCCTGGACCGCGATCGAGCGGCACGTCAAGGAGTTCATGGTCTTCATGCTCGTCCTGGAGACCGCGATGGTGGGGGTGTTCGTCGCCGTCGACCTGTTCCTTTTCTACGTGTTCTGGGAGCTGGTCCTCATCCCGATGTACTTCCTCATCGGGGTGTGGGGCGGCGAGCGCCGGATCTACGCCGCGATCAAGTTCTTCCTCTACACGTTCGTCGGCTCCGTCCTCATGCTGGTCGCGATCCTTGCGCTCTATTTCCACCACCACGAGGTCGCGGGCTTCTACACGACCGACCTTTTGAAGCTGTACGACGTGGCGATCCCGCCGCATCTCCAGCTCTGGCTCTTCGGGGCCTTCTTCCTCGCGTTCGCCTTCAAGGTGCCGATGTTCCCGTTCCACACGTGGCTTCCCGACGCGCACGTCGAGGCGCC
The sequence above is a segment of the Thermodesulfobacteriota bacterium genome. Coding sequences within it:
- a CDS encoding NADH-quinone oxidoreductase subunit M, with amino-acid sequence MTGLWILDGHLLSVLVFLPLAGGAALLFLPREEEGPIRSFALLVSLAEFLISLLAVARFEPGTAAMQLSESVPWIPRYGIGYIVGVDGISLWLLMLTTFITPIAILSAWTAIERHVKEFMVFMLVLETAMVGVFVAVDLFLFYVFWELVLIPMYFLIGVWGGERRIYAAIKFFLYTFVGSVLMLVAILALYFHHHEVAGFYTTDLLKLYDVAIPPHLQLWLFGAFFLAFAFKVPMFPFHTWLPDAHVEAPTAGSVILAAILLKMGTYGFLRFSVALFPAAAAEFARPIAALAVIGIVYGALVSMVQKDVKKLVAYSSVSHLGFVMLGLFAFNLQGIEGGILQMINHGISTGA